In Gemmatimonadetes bacterium SCN 70-22, the following are encoded in one genomic region:
- a CDS encoding formamidopyrimidine-DNA glycosylase, translated as MPELPDVVVYCEALDRHVVGRPLTRVRLGSPFVLRSVTPPLESIAGRTVIAVRRLGKRIVLDFGDERFLVFHLMIAGRLRWRPVGGKVPARMGMAFLDFPDGSLILTEAGTKRRASITLVQGEAALAALDRGGMEVIGCSREAFAERLQRENHTLKRALTDPRLFSGIGNAFSDEILHRARLSPMQLTSRLDEAEVSRLHLATMAVLSEWTERTRREVGDGFPEKVTAFREGMAVHGRFGQPCPTCGAPVQRIRYADNETNYCARCQNDGRILADRALSRLLKEDFPRTLPDEE; from the coding sequence GTGCCCGAACTCCCCGATGTCGTCGTCTATTGCGAAGCGCTCGACCGCCACGTGGTCGGCCGCCCGCTCACGCGCGTGCGATTGGGGAGTCCGTTCGTCCTGCGATCGGTGACTCCGCCACTGGAGTCGATCGCCGGTCGGACGGTGATCGCGGTGCGGCGGCTCGGAAAGCGGATCGTCCTCGACTTCGGCGACGAGCGCTTTCTCGTCTTTCACCTGATGATCGCCGGGCGCCTTCGATGGCGCCCGGTCGGCGGAAAGGTACCGGCCAGGATGGGCATGGCGTTCCTCGACTTCCCCGACGGCAGCCTGATCCTGACCGAGGCGGGGACCAAGCGACGCGCGTCGATCACCCTGGTGCAAGGCGAGGCCGCCCTGGCGGCGCTCGATCGCGGGGGCATGGAGGTGATCGGCTGCTCGCGCGAGGCGTTCGCCGAGCGCCTGCAGCGCGAGAATCACACCCTCAAGCGCGCACTCACCGACCCGCGTCTCTTCAGCGGGATCGGCAACGCCTTTTCCGATGAGATCCTTCACCGCGCGCGACTGTCACCCATGCAGCTCACGTCGCGCCTGGACGAGGCCGAGGTGAGCCGGTTGCACCTGGCCACGATGGCGGTCCTGTCGGAGTGGACCGAGCGCACTCGGCGCGAGGTGGGCGATGGCTTTCCGGAGAAGGTGACCGCCTTCCGCGAGGGGATGGCGGTGCACGGGCGCTTCGGCCAGCCGTGCCCCACGTGCGGGGCTCCCGTCCAGCGCATTCGCTACGCCGACAACGAGACCAACTACTGCGCACGCTGCCAGAACGACGGGCGCATCCTCGCCGACCGCGCCCTCTCGCGCCTCCTCAAGGAGGACTTTCCCCGGACCCTCCCGGACGAGGAGTGA
- a CDS encoding macrolide ABC transporter ATP-binding protein, which produces MARALRGSDRGDARMTPLKLIEVQQLSKVYESGANRVLALRNVDLTVEAGEMIAVMGASGSGKSTFMNILGCLDTPTSGSYLLDGVRVDGLSANELADLRNEKLGFVFQGFNLLARTTALDNVELPLLYDRKGRWPDPRALALAALRQVGLEDRAEHHPSELSGGQQQRVAIARALVTRPRLLLADEPTGNLDSRTSVEIMAIFQALNDAGITILLVTHEHDIADYAKRVIEMRDGRIIRDEPVVSRRIASVDLRALATEFDEGRDESPAPAPAPAHSSPRVTP; this is translated from the coding sequence GTGGCCCGCGCCCTCCGGGGTTCTGACCGGGGAGATGCGCGCATGACGCCACTCAAGCTCATCGAGGTGCAACAGCTCTCGAAGGTTTACGAGAGCGGTGCCAACCGCGTGCTCGCCCTGCGCAACGTCGACCTCACGGTCGAGGCGGGGGAGATGATCGCCGTGATGGGCGCCTCGGGATCGGGGAAGTCCACCTTCATGAACATTCTCGGCTGCCTCGACACGCCCACCAGCGGGAGTTACCTCCTGGATGGCGTCCGCGTGGACGGCCTCAGCGCGAACGAACTCGCCGACCTGCGCAACGAGAAGCTCGGCTTCGTCTTCCAGGGATTCAACCTTCTCGCCCGCACGACGGCGCTCGACAACGTCGAGCTCCCGCTCCTGTATGACCGCAAGGGACGCTGGCCAGACCCGCGTGCGCTCGCCCTCGCCGCCCTCAGGCAGGTCGGGCTCGAGGACCGTGCCGAGCACCACCCGAGCGAGCTCTCCGGCGGGCAGCAGCAACGGGTGGCCATCGCGCGCGCCCTGGTCACCAGGCCGCGCCTCCTCCTCGCCGACGAGCCGACGGGGAACCTCGACAGCCGCACCTCGGTCGAGATCATGGCGATCTTCCAGGCGCTCAACGACGCGGGCATCACCATCCTCCTCGTGACGCACGAGCACGACATCGCCGACTACGCCAAGCGGGTGATCGAGATGCGCGATGGGCGGATCATCCGCGACGAACCGGTGGTGTCGCGCCGCATCGCATCGGTCGACCTGCGCGCCCTCGCGACGGAGTTCGACGAGGGCCGCGACGAGAGCCCCGCCCCGGCGCCCGCGCCCGCCCACTCTTCACCACGGGTGACGCCATGA
- a CDS encoding aldo/keto reductase — protein MSDQPSATHVDLAPGYRISRLIKGGWQLAGGHGRVEHERAIADMTAFAEAGITTFDCADIYSGVEELIGEFLRRWRPAHAHPAGHVRVHTKFVPDLDALGSLTAHDIRRIIDRSRERLGLRALDLVQFHWWDYDIHGLKDTAHYLDALRQEGRIRQLGVTNFDTARLATLLDAGIPIIAHQLQYSLLDRRAAGTMASLCMDRGVGILAYGSLAGGFFSERWLGVPEPTTPLENRSLVKYKPIIDEFGGWALFQELLRVLQRIAGRHDVRIGTVAIRWVLDQPGVAAAIVGARDAGHLPHTLAALHLHLTEEDHAELAAVVARATGPSGEVYALERDRHGTHGRIMRYNLNAMR, from the coding sequence GTGAGCGACCAGCCATCCGCCACCCACGTCGACCTGGCGCCCGGCTACCGCATCTCGCGCCTCATCAAGGGAGGTTGGCAGCTGGCGGGGGGACACGGGCGCGTCGAGCACGAGCGCGCCATCGCCGACATGACCGCCTTTGCCGAGGCGGGGATCACGACCTTCGACTGCGCCGACATCTACAGCGGCGTGGAGGAGCTCATCGGCGAGTTCCTGCGCCGCTGGCGCCCCGCGCACGCGCACCCCGCCGGGCACGTGCGCGTGCACACCAAGTTCGTCCCCGACCTGGACGCCCTCGGATCGCTCACCGCGCACGACATCCGGCGCATCATCGACCGTTCGCGCGAGCGCCTGGGACTCCGCGCCCTCGACCTGGTGCAGTTCCACTGGTGGGACTACGACATCCACGGCCTCAAGGACACGGCACACTACCTCGACGCACTGCGGCAGGAGGGACGCATCCGCCAGCTCGGGGTCACCAACTTCGACACGGCGCGCCTCGCCACCCTCCTCGACGCCGGGATCCCGATCATCGCGCACCAACTGCAGTACTCGCTCCTCGACCGCCGGGCCGCCGGGACGATGGCGTCGCTGTGCATGGATCGGGGAGTCGGGATCCTGGCCTACGGATCGCTGGCCGGCGGCTTCTTCTCCGAGCGCTGGCTCGGCGTCCCCGAACCGACGACGCCGCTGGAGAATCGCTCCCTCGTGAAGTACAAGCCCATCATCGACGAATTCGGCGGATGGGCGCTCTTCCAGGAGCTGCTCCGCGTGCTGCAGCGCATCGCGGGGCGGCACGACGTGCGCATCGGGACCGTGGCCATCCGGTGGGTCCTCGACCAGCCGGGGGTGGCGGCCGCCATCGTCGGCGCGCGCGATGCCGGACACCTCCCGCACACCCTCGCGGCGCTCCACTTGCACCTCACGGAGGAAGACCACGCCGAGCTCGCCGCGGTCGTGGCCCGTGCCACGGGCCCCTCGGGCGAGGTCTACGCGCTGGAGCGGGACCGTCACGGAACCCATGGTCGCATCATGCGCTACAACCTCAACGCGATGCGCTGA
- a CDS encoding membrane dipeptidase, whose product MIRRTVLLAAAAAVGTLSSSAAAQQGDAAHLAKVRRVLRTTPLVDGHNDLPWYVREEVPQAPRDVDAYDLRKPTSGNTDIARLRKGMVGGQFWSVYIPGEAKDSGYARLQLEQIDIARRIIAKYPEAFAPAYTAADVRRAKAAGKVGSLLGMEGGHAIENSLGALRAYYDLGARYMTLTHNVTLDWADAAMDSARHGGLTRFGEEVVREMNRLGMLVDLSHVSPATMSDALNVSEAPVIFSHSSARALTDVPRNVPDSILRRLPKNGGVVMVTFVPGFISNKVVAHAAARDAELGRLRSRFGSDTAAARSELAKWDAANPAPHATIADVADHIEHVRKVAGVDHVGLGSDFDGTGNNLPDGLQDVSTYPALLVELSKRGWTEGDLRKVAGENILRAMSTAEQVSARLRRERPASNKTIEELDGVRPKM is encoded by the coding sequence ATGATCCGTCGCACCGTCCTCCTCGCCGCGGCCGCCGCGGTCGGCACCTTGTCCTCGAGCGCCGCTGCGCAGCAGGGCGACGCGGCCCACCTCGCCAAGGTTCGGCGGGTCCTGCGCACCACCCCGCTCGTCGACGGGCACAACGACCTCCCGTGGTACGTGCGCGAGGAGGTCCCCCAGGCCCCCCGGGACGTCGACGCCTACGACCTTCGGAAGCCGACCTCGGGGAACACCGACATCGCCCGCCTCCGGAAGGGGATGGTCGGCGGGCAGTTCTGGTCGGTGTACATCCCGGGTGAGGCGAAGGACTCCGGCTACGCGCGGCTGCAGCTGGAGCAGATCGACATCGCCCGACGCATCATCGCGAAGTACCCCGAGGCCTTTGCCCCCGCCTACACCGCCGCCGACGTGCGCCGGGCCAAGGCCGCCGGGAAGGTCGGGTCGCTCCTGGGGATGGAAGGGGGGCATGCGATCGAGAACTCGTTAGGTGCCCTGCGCGCCTATTACGACCTCGGGGCGCGCTACATGACCCTCACCCACAACGTCACCCTCGACTGGGCCGACGCCGCCATGGACAGCGCCCGGCACGGCGGACTCACCCGGTTCGGCGAGGAGGTCGTGCGCGAGATGAACCGCCTCGGGATGCTCGTCGACCTCTCCCACGTCTCGCCGGCCACGATGAGCGATGCCCTCAACGTCTCCGAGGCGCCGGTCATCTTCTCGCACTCGAGCGCCCGCGCCCTCACCGACGTCCCGCGCAACGTCCCCGACTCCATCCTCCGCCGCCTCCCGAAGAACGGCGGCGTGGTGATGGTCACCTTCGTCCCGGGCTTCATCTCGAACAAGGTCGTCGCCCACGCGGCCGCGCGCGACGCCGAGCTTGGCCGCCTGCGCTCGCGGTTCGGGAGCGACACCGCCGCCGCACGGAGCGAGCTCGCCAAGTGGGACGCCGCCAACCCCGCCCCGCACGCCACCATCGCCGACGTCGCCGACCACATCGAACACGTACGCAAGGTGGCCGGCGTCGACCACGTCGGCCTCGGGAGCGACTTCGACGGCACCGGCAACAATCTCCCGGACGGGTTGCAGGACGTCTCCACCTATCCCGCCCTCCTCGTCGAGCTTTCCAAGCGCGGCTGGACCGAGGGCGACCTGCGGAAGGTGGCCGGGGAGAACATCCTCCGCGCCATGTCGACCGCCGAGCAGGTGTCGGCGCGCCTCCGCCGCGAGCGCCCGGCGTCGAACAAGACCATCGAGGAGCTCGACGGCGTGCGTCCGAAGATGTAG
- a CDS encoding multidrug ABC transporter substrate-binding protein, giving the protein MKTTTLARVAIESIRKNKMRTSLTMLGIVIGVAAVIVMVAIGQGATTRIQQQIRSLGTNMLVITPGASARGGVSQGAQTFNRLTVADAEKLQREATLVTGVSPVIFTRGQVIGGTGNWRSQINGVDANYTTIRDWSTTSGTFFTDADVRAARKVVVLGATVADALFPGSDPVGQLVQVRNVPLTVVGVLARKGQTAGGSDQDDVVIVPYTTAQNRLAGHSFIGQIIASAASPAQVTAAQEELRVLMRESHKLGDADDDFTVRNQNELADAATSTTEVMSWLLAAIASISLLVGGIGIMNIMLVSVTERTREIGIRMAVGARGNDVRFQFLVESVMISLAGGVIGILLGFLSATLVGRMTGWSMRTSPEAVLVAVLFSAAVGIFFGFYPARKAASLNPIQALRYE; this is encoded by the coding sequence ATGAAGACCACCACGCTGGCGCGCGTCGCCATCGAGAGCATCCGCAAGAACAAGATGCGCACCAGCCTCACCATGCTGGGCATCGTCATCGGCGTGGCGGCCGTCATCGTGATGGTCGCCATCGGCCAGGGCGCGACCACCCGCATCCAGCAGCAGATTCGCTCGCTCGGAACCAACATGCTGGTCATCACGCCCGGCGCCAGCGCACGCGGTGGCGTCAGCCAGGGGGCGCAGACGTTCAATCGCCTCACCGTTGCCGACGCCGAGAAGCTGCAACGCGAGGCGACGCTCGTCACCGGTGTGTCACCCGTCATCTTCACCCGCGGGCAGGTCATCGGCGGAACGGGGAACTGGCGCTCGCAGATCAACGGCGTCGACGCGAACTACACCACCATCCGCGACTGGTCCACCACCAGCGGTACCTTCTTCACCGATGCCGATGTCCGCGCCGCGCGCAAGGTCGTCGTCCTCGGCGCGACCGTCGCCGATGCACTCTTCCCGGGAAGCGATCCTGTCGGGCAGCTGGTACAGGTGCGCAACGTCCCGTTGACCGTCGTCGGCGTCCTCGCCCGCAAGGGACAGACGGCAGGCGGGAGCGACCAGGACGACGTGGTCATCGTCCCCTACACCACGGCGCAGAACCGCCTCGCCGGCCATTCGTTCATCGGGCAGATCATCGCCAGCGCGGCCTCGCCCGCGCAGGTGACCGCGGCGCAGGAGGAGCTGCGGGTCCTCATGCGGGAGTCGCACAAGCTCGGCGACGCCGATGACGACTTCACCGTGCGCAACCAGAACGAGCTCGCCGATGCCGCGACGAGCACGACCGAGGTCATGTCGTGGCTCCTCGCCGCCATCGCGTCGATCTCCCTCCTCGTCGGGGGAATCGGCATCATGAACATCATGCTCGTCTCGGTCACCGAGCGCACGCGCGAGATCGGGATCCGCATGGCGGTGGGGGCACGCGGCAACGACGTGCGTTTCCAGTTCCTGGTCGAGAGCGTGATGATCAGCCTCGCCGGCGGCGTCATCGGGATCCTCCTCGGCTTCCTCAGCGCCACCCTCGTGGGGAGGATGACGGGATGGAGCATGCGCACCTCCCCCGAAGCGGTCCTCGTCGCCGTCCTCTTCTCGGCGGCCGTCGGCATCTTCTTCGGCTTCTATCCCGCGCGAAAGGCCGCCTCGCTGAATCCCATCCAGGCCCTGCGCTATGAATAG
- a CDS encoding ATP-dependent helicase HrpB — MTLPPLPILEALPALQHALETNACAVLQAPPGAGKTTIVPLALRDAAWLGGAKVIMLEPRRLAARAAAHRMAQLLGERLPQTVGYRVRRETKVASSTRIEVVTEGVLARMINSDPTLEGVGLVIFDEFHERSLQADLGLALTRHTQRLVRPDLRILVMSATLDGDPVSRLLGGAPIVTSAGRMFPVEARWLPRRTGQRLEAAMASAVRQALRDAEGDILAFLPGQGEIHRVADLLDAEPVGAGVDVLPLYGNLPFDEQDRAIAPSTPGRRKVVLATSIAETSLTIEGVRCVVDSGLTRVARFAPAVGMTRLETVRVSRASAEQRAGRAGRLAPGVVYRLWAMEEHSGLVPFSPPEIAEADLAPLALELAAAGIAAVEELEWLDPPPAASLARARSLLAWLGAVDADGRITAHGTRMVRMAAHPRIAHMLLRAREEGGAALAADLAALVGERDILRSEGSMHDADLRVRVDLLQALRRRQHLPADVQGMRVLRDAVKRALDESNAWRRELGIPPHPNSESRHESGRSNERALPRERPAGVPCNDEPVDDTGRLLALAFPDRVGQRRPGAGARYLLRNGTGAVLRDSPTLAQSEYIVVAESDGKRPESAIYLAAPITLDEVRRDFADDIESEDLVSWDDALDSVRAVRVERLGAITLRESPLRDPSPELVTRALRDAVLHSALQLLPWREGARRLRERLSFLHAHDASWPDVGDDALVATLDEWLTPHLHGMRRASDLESLDLAALLLGRLSWQQRSALDSLAPSHVEVPTGSRLPIDYGDPASPVLAVRLQEMFGCRDTPRILAGRIPVTLHLLSPAHRPLQVTRDLAGFWQGSYRDVQKEMKGRYPRHPWPDDPANAEPTRRAKPRGS; from the coding sequence ATGACGCTCCCACCACTCCCCATCCTCGAGGCGCTCCCGGCGCTGCAGCACGCGCTGGAGACGAATGCGTGCGCGGTGCTCCAGGCGCCGCCCGGGGCGGGGAAGACGACGATCGTCCCGCTCGCGCTCCGCGATGCCGCGTGGCTGGGTGGGGCGAAGGTCATCATGCTGGAGCCGCGGCGGCTGGCGGCCCGCGCGGCGGCGCATCGCATGGCGCAGCTGCTGGGCGAACGGCTCCCCCAGACCGTCGGCTACCGCGTCCGGCGCGAGACGAAGGTCGCCTCCTCGACCCGGATCGAGGTCGTCACCGAGGGCGTGCTGGCGCGGATGATCAACTCCGACCCGACGCTCGAGGGCGTGGGGCTGGTGATCTTCGACGAGTTCCACGAGCGATCGTTGCAGGCCGACCTCGGTCTCGCCCTCACGCGGCACACGCAACGCCTCGTCCGCCCCGACCTGCGCATCCTCGTCATGTCGGCCACGCTGGACGGCGATCCGGTGTCGCGCCTGTTAGGCGGCGCGCCGATCGTCACCAGCGCAGGGCGCATGTTCCCGGTCGAGGCTCGCTGGCTCCCGCGTCGCACCGGCCAGCGCCTGGAGGCGGCCATGGCCTCGGCCGTCCGTCAGGCGCTGCGCGACGCCGAGGGCGACATCCTCGCCTTCCTCCCCGGCCAGGGAGAGATCCACCGCGTGGCCGACCTCCTCGACGCCGAGCCCGTGGGCGCGGGCGTGGACGTTTTGCCGCTGTACGGCAACCTCCCGTTCGACGAGCAGGACCGGGCCATCGCCCCATCCACGCCGGGGCGGCGGAAGGTGGTGCTCGCGACCTCCATCGCCGAAACGTCGCTCACCATCGAGGGGGTGCGATGCGTGGTCGACAGCGGACTGACACGCGTCGCGCGCTTCGCCCCTGCGGTCGGGATGACGCGGCTCGAGACGGTCCGCGTCTCGCGCGCCTCGGCCGAGCAGCGGGCGGGACGCGCCGGTCGGCTGGCCCCGGGGGTGGTGTACCGCCTGTGGGCCATGGAAGAGCACTCGGGGCTCGTCCCCTTCTCACCTCCCGAGATCGCCGAAGCCGACCTGGCCCCCCTCGCCCTCGAGCTTGCAGCTGCCGGCATTGCTGCGGTCGAGGAGCTCGAATGGCTCGACCCACCCCCGGCCGCATCGCTCGCCCGCGCGCGAAGTCTCCTCGCCTGGCTCGGCGCCGTCGATGCCGACGGGCGGATCACCGCGCACGGCACGCGCATGGTGCGGATGGCGGCCCATCCGCGCATCGCCCACATGCTGCTGCGCGCCCGCGAGGAAGGTGGAGCGGCGCTCGCCGCCGACCTCGCTGCGCTGGTCGGCGAGCGCGACATCCTGCGGTCCGAAGGCTCCATGCACGACGCCGACCTGCGCGTGCGCGTCGACCTGCTGCAGGCGCTCCGTCGGCGCCAACACCTTCCGGCAGACGTGCAGGGGATGCGCGTGCTCCGCGATGCGGTCAAGCGCGCGCTGGACGAGTCCAACGCCTGGCGGCGCGAGCTCGGGATTCCCCCCCATCCCAACTCCGAGTCGCGCCATGAGAGCGGACGGAGCAATGAGCGCGCCCTCCCCCGCGAGCGTCCGGCCGGCGTCCCGTGCAACGACGAGCCGGTGGACGACACGGGGCGCCTCCTCGCCCTCGCCTTTCCCGATCGCGTAGGCCAACGGCGCCCGGGGGCCGGGGCGCGTTACCTCCTGCGCAACGGGACCGGCGCCGTGCTGCGCGACTCCCCCACGCTCGCGCAATCGGAGTACATCGTCGTCGCCGAGTCCGACGGCAAGCGCCCGGAGAGCGCGATCTACCTGGCCGCCCCGATCACGCTCGACGAGGTCCGCCGGGACTTCGCCGACGATATCGAATCCGAGGACCTCGTCTCGTGGGACGATGCCCTCGACAGCGTGCGGGCCGTGCGCGTGGAGCGCCTCGGGGCGATCACGCTGCGCGAGAGCCCCTTGCGAGACCCGTCACCCGAACTCGTCACGAGGGCATTGCGCGACGCCGTGCTGCACTCGGCGTTGCAGTTGTTGCCGTGGCGCGAAGGGGCACGGCGGCTCCGCGAGCGGTTGTCCTTCCTCCACGCGCACGACGCCAGCTGGCCCGACGTGGGCGACGACGCGCTGGTGGCGACCCTGGACGAATGGCTCACCCCGCACCTCCATGGCATGCGCCGCGCCAGCGACCTCGAGTCGCTCGACCTCGCCGCGCTCCTCCTCGGGCGCCTCTCCTGGCAGCAGCGCTCGGCCCTCGACTCGCTTGCCCCCAGTCATGTCGAGGTCCCCACCGGGAGCCGGCTCCCAATCGACTATGGCGATCCCGCGTCGCCGGTCCTCGCCGTCCGCCTGCAGGAGATGTTTGGATGCCGGGACACTCCGCGCATCCTCGCCGGGCGCATCCCCGTCACGCTCCACCTCCTCTCGCCCGCCCATCGCCCCCTGCAGGTCACGCGTGACCTGGCCGGCTTCTGGCAGGGGTCGTACCGCGACGTCCAGAAGGAGATGAAGGGTCGCTATCCCCGGCACCCATGGCCCGATGACCCGGCCAACGCCGAGCCCACCCGCCGCGCCAAGCCGCGCGGGAGCTGA